Proteins from a single region of Nerophis lumbriciformis linkage group LG36, RoL_Nlum_v2.1, whole genome shotgun sequence:
- the rap2c gene encoding ras-related protein Rap-2c, which translates to MKEYKVVVLGSGGVGKSALTVQFVTGTFIEKYDPTIEDFYRKEIEVDSSPSVLEILDTAGTEQFASMRDLYIKNGQGFILVYSLVNQQSFQDIRPMRDQIVRVKRFEKVPLILVGNKVDLESEREVAGSDGRALAQEWGCPFIETSAKSKTMVDELFAEIVRQMNYSTLPEKQEPCCTACVVQ; encoded by the exons ATGAAAGAATACAAAGTGGTCGTGTTGGGCAGCGGCGGCGTGGGCAAGTCCGCGCTCACCGTGCAGTTTGTCACCGGCACCTTCATCGAGAAGTATGACCCCACCATCGAGGACTTCTACCGGAAGGAGATCGAGGTGGACTCGTCGCCCTCCGTGCTGGAGATCCTGGACACGGCGGGCACGGAGCAGTTCGCCTCCATGAGAGACCTGTACATCAAGAACGGCCAGGGCTTCATCCTGGTCTACAGCCTGGTCAACCAGCAGTCTTTCCAG GATATCAGACCCATGCGAGACCAAATAGTGCGAGTGAAGCGTTTTGAGAAGGTCCCGCTGATCCTGGTGGGCAACAAAGTGGACCTGGAGTCGGAGCGCGAGGTCGCCGGCTCGGACGGTCGGGCCCTGGCTCAGGAGTGGGGCTGCCCCTTCATCGAAACGTCTGCCAAGAGCAAGACCATGGTGGACGAGCTGTTCGCCGAGATCGTGCGTCAGATGAACTATTCCACGCTGCCGGAGAAGCAGGAGCCCTGCTGCACGGCCTGCGTGGTCCAGTGA